Within the Triticum dicoccoides isolate Atlit2015 ecotype Zavitan unplaced genomic scaffold, WEW_v2.0 scaffold91667, whole genome shotgun sequence genome, the region GTTTCACTCTCAAGGAGTGAAAGTTGTGCAGCAGAAGTCCAGCGAATACAGTCAACTGGGCTGGAAATGGAAATATGAGACAGTTCAGTGCAACAACTTTAACATGTGCACTATATAATATAATGATTAATGGAAGTGTAAAATAAAATCTGAAATCTGAAAATCTTGCAAGGAATTGGATATAGTGATGGGGATAATTGGCAGGCCATACACTCGAAATAAATATTATGGTGGCCTTTGTATTCTCACCAACTATCAATGGCATCCTGAATGAGGTCCGGGCTACCCCTCTGGGAGCAGACTCTTGCCCTCCCAAAGTCTTCCTCAATTTCAAAGACACTGGGGCACACGTTGGCGCAAATTCTGCATCCTGAAACGACGTGCACAAGATAAAATACACTGACTCCCTTACGAAGAACCAAACTTCTTATGGAAAAATTATCAATACCTATGCAGGTAAACTCATCGACGAACACGTGGTTCTTGACTGCACTGTCATCAACGAAAGGGTTTGTCGCTGTTGCCGTGTACCCATGGATCTCATCATACACCGCACGCTGCACCGGATCGCTCAGCACCTGCTCTTCGAATCACCCACCTCTTGTTAGCTTTGTGAACAGAGACCATCTCAATGAAGCAACACAGAACCTAGTACCGAAGGATCCTACCGTGTAAACCTCGTTGATGAACATGGAGAAGTTGGTCACATCAGGATGGCCTCCACTGAGGTCCGGGTGGCACGTTTTCATGCAACTGTAATATGCCTTCTTGATTTCCTCAGAGGTTGCATCTGGCATCTGGTggtacaacaatcagaatcaggtgTCACATGTCAGCAGCAAACCCATTGTCCACAAACAACGACTTATTCAGAAATACAGTAGCAAGCATAATTTCCAACCCTGATTTGGGGAGTTCTAGTTAATACTATGATTTAAAATGGACATTTCTTTGATCTGAGATTAGCCACTCAATTTTCCATTCTAAAAAAAAACATACGTAC harbors:
- the LOC119348417 gene encoding chaperone protein dnaJ C76, chloroplastic-like: MAPPLHSPALISTTSPLTLRIVSPVPSSPWCRRARPLASAGLGGAARRDRRRRRSTRGRRGMRICAYTAEAEHGSSEEDVADDFYSVLGVMPDATSEEIKKAYYSCMKTCHPDLSGGHPDVTNFSMFINEVYTVLSDPVQRAVYDEIHGYTATATNPFVDDSAVKNHVFVDEFTCIGCRICANVCPSVFEIEEDFGRARVCSQRGSPDLIQDAIDSCPVDCIRWTSAAQLSLLE